Below is a window of Perca fluviatilis chromosome 14, GENO_Pfluv_1.0, whole genome shotgun sequence DNA.
tttctttgaaaaatcttaatttgtaaagtaactagtaactaaagctgtcagattaatgtagtgaagtaaaaagtacaatatttctctctgaaatatagccgagtagaagtagaaagtggcatgaaaagaaaagactcaagtaaagtacaagtacctcaaatctGTACTTAGGTGCAGTACTTGAGTaccattccaccactggtaacATGAATGTGTTTTCATCTGACTACCAGATTGATATAAACAGCCTCATATTTCTATGAGAATACGCTGTTCTGGTTGACTAAAGGCTGATCAAATGCTTGTGTCTGAAATCTGTATCACTGTTGTAACTGGATTACAGCTCATTTGttgtcatatacagtacatttgtaTTACAAGACAGAAGAAGGTATACTATTTAGAatattaaagcttttttttttctcaagcgCACATTATTCCAGAGCAATTTGAATCTGTGCCGTATAGGTATGCCAGGCTTTGCTGCTGTCCCTGTCTgcagtgtctctgtctctggtttGTGAGGAGGACGGTACAGAGGTAGACTCCGACGAGTTCCTCATGACCCTGCCTGACAACACCAAACTCATGGCTCTGGAGCCTGGACAGACATGGAGACCACAACCGGTTTGTTTGACCAAAATAGCCAATAGTTATTAATTAAATAGCATATACAATATGCATCCCATCTGCATTTACGTAAAACAGATTTAGCACTCTTGTCGGTTTGGGTCATGCTTTTTGTCTTTACATGATACACTATTATGACACTCTGTGCATCACTAATGTTTATTCATGTATGTGACTGTTGTCTCTGATCCCCCAGGGTGCAGTTGTGTACAAATCTCAAGACCACAACAAGCCTCGGACCGGACAAGACATAGCTCGAGTCACCTTTGACCTTTACAGGATGAGCCCAAAGGACGTGTTTGGCTCCCTGAGTGTGAAGGCCACGTTTCAAGGCCTGTACTCTGTGAGCGCTAACTTTCAGTGTCTGGGGCCCAAGAAAGTCCTCAGGTAAGCTCAGGGGAAGGGGGttacaaaaaagtaaataaagacACTACTTAAAAAATAACATCTGCTTCTTTCAGACATGTACTGCTGTTGTAGATTGTTTACTACATCCTTTCAGGGGTAGAAGTAAAAGTGCCAacacaacactgtaaaaatagCCTACTGCATTAATAGAAACTCATTTTGGTCACAAGccaaaatattataaaatacaaataaatgtagtggaataaaTAGCAGTAGTTCACTGTGAAGTACTTAaaaattgtacttgagtaaatgtaggcctacttgcCATCTgtgtcttattttttatttattttaaaaaaaaaaaaattttttaaaaaaaaaaaaaaaaaaaaaaaaattttttttttgtataaaaaaaaaaaaaaaaaaaataaaaaaaaaaaattttacacAAAAAACCCATTTAAAAAACCCCACCCCAATCAGTACAAAATCATACTTATACCACTTTAtctctcttatttttttttagagaagCCCTGCGTGTAGCCTCCACCCTCCTTTACGCCGCTGGACACCTACTTATCACTTCTGCCTCCATGATCCGCCGCATTATCGAAGGTGCTGAGCTTTGGCagccacagaggacagagtacaCAGCCAGCTGGAACTGATGGAGCCAAGAGAGACCTATTTAGTGGTAACATCTGATATCATTGTTGACTTAATAGGGATTGGTAGGCCAGTCTGAGATCTTTTGACTCTATTCCCATAACTGAGCACCCTATTGGGTAgttattatattgtttaattGTTCTGCTGTTTACCTCCTTCAGATGGGGGAAATAAACCACTTTTTTTACACATGACCATCTGTTAAGGTAATATTAAGCAAACCCAATAAGTCTTATGAATGATTGTATGaccattttcttcttcatccttCAATATTTTGACTATACTTCAGGTTATAAACAAATTGTaacagacaaaaaagaaaatctttaatGACTTAAGTGTCACAAACTGTTTTTAGTAACAAAAGAGGAAGCTTAGTGATCTAGCTGGATAAAATAAGAGTCATAACTATTCATGtagtttttctattttatttgtgCAATATATTTTACATAATATCCtagaattgtattttatttttgttaatttgGTGTGGATAACGTGTTGGCAGGTGAACTTGTTTCAATCTGCTCTGAGATTACAGCCACTGTGGCTGTTATTTTGATCTGAAATGCCactgacttttaaaaaaaaacattacactaCTGAGAAAAaagttttcattcattttatagtttATGAATGTTTAGAGGTAACCAATCACAAGATGAGTCATGTTCGAACCATGAAGGTGTTTTAtttgaatgacaataaaaactTTCACATCACAAAGTGACTCATCAAAGTAAAATTGCATCTATATTGCAAGTGAATATCTTTTGAAACGACTACAGATAAAGATACACGTTAACGACACGTAATCACAAAAATGGTAAAACAACAATATGTAAGAGGAGGCAAATTTATAGGAATGTGTCTTAACTTGTCAACCTTTTAGCAAACATCTGTCTGAAAgttcaaaacataaacacacaaattaCAAGTCACTAAACTGATTCTGATGCATATTTCCAAATGTGAAGAGATGATTCATCTTcattgtccccagagggataaTATGTACAGAGGCTGGGTCATAATTTCTACTCTGGGGGCACCGGCACACTTTCCTCCTTGCCACAGCTTTCACTCGTGTCAAGCTTCATCTCACAGGTTGCTTTATTGCCGCACTCACTGCCTGCCATTTGTGACTGTGTCTTTAACAGTGCATTCAGGCACTGCCGGTACCAGATGTTGTCTAGCGCCTGGCTGTGCTGCTCCTGATTCATCCAGCGTGGTCTTCCTTTCTTGATGTAATAGCGCATGTCACCGAACCACTGAATCAACAAGTAGCGGGGGATGTCAATCGCGTTTGCCAGTCGGCTGTAGTCATCCTTATCTGGATACTGGCAGTGCAAGAAAGCCACCTTCATCATCGCCATCTGGGTTTGCGTCTTTTTATGGCAGCGGAGCCGGGTGGAAAGTGTGCATGGGTCTACCTCATGACGATCCAGCTGTTGGCCGATGTTGGGTGAACCATCTGCAACGACAAGATCGTTGAGTATTTCCATGAACTCCTTCAGTTTGCCAACATCAGGGCCGGCACCATTGGGCTTTGTTGTCTCTGCTGCATTTGTCTGCATTTCTGTTTCCACCTCAACGTCGCTTTTCACAGGGATCAAATGAATATTTGAGGTGGACGGGGGAACAGCGTCACCTCTTTCCAGCAGTTCTGTCTGGTTATCAGTGAGAGGGGGCATGTCAAAGGCCTGAGTTTGAGAAGGAGGAATGAGCAGAGGACTTGCATCCAGCGACTCATCTGGCACAACAACGCTCTTTATGGCAGGCCGCTCTTGGACCGACAGTAATCTATTCTTTGCTTTTgacttctttttcttcctgGTGAAAAGTGTTGTCTCCGACTGAGTGAATATTTGCCACTCCCTCTCATCTTCATCACTTCTTAtttcttcttcctctgctcTCTCCACAACACCCTCTTCCCGTTGCTTCATTCTCTTCATTCCCATCTTGTCCGTCACTGTcctccttttccttttcttctggGTATTCCCCATGTCTTCTTCTACTTTTCTGTCCTTCTCTTGCTTCATTGGTTGCACCTGCTTAATTTTTCTCTCCAATCGCTCATTATCCCTCACATTTTCTCCCATCATCCTTCCCTCACTtgcactctgttcctccctaaCCTCTCCTGCCTTCTTCCCACCAGGCTCTTTTACCTCTCTTGTGCATTTCTTATTCTCTCCTTTATCCTCTTTTACGTCCTTCCCCATGCTGTTTTGCATCTTTTCCTTTCCCCCACTTGACAGGATCTTCCTCTGAACCTTGCGTATGTCTTTATAGTCCCAGCTGATGCCATAATGGAGCCTCTGTACCATGAACCAAACCTTCACCTGGTCTGGGTGCAGGGAGCAGCGCTGCGCCAGTGCAgctgtctttttctctgtcaGGTATGGAAAGCGGTCAAAGGCCTTGTTTAGCTCTGCTGCACCATCCAGCTGTAGGTTGATCTCGCTTGAGTGCACCCATATGAGCCTCTGACTGTCAGAGACCAGGGGGAGACACACTGCACTGCTCTGGTTCAGATTGAAAGCCATTGGCGCAATGTTCAGTTCTGATGAAGATTCTCCAGGAGCATTGGGTGTTTCTTGTACAAGCCTGGGGAGTCCTCCATCAGCTTTTTGCCTCATCTTTTTCCTCTGTGGCATTAACTCCTGCAActaacagacaaacagaaagggtaaatatgtattcattaataaaattaaattaaaaaaaacagatactGTGAGAAGATATAAATTTGTCACCTGTCAGATTTTTTATTTACCATTTATATAGTGGTAGATAtccttttactttaatatttctgGTTATGGGGCACCCGCTAGCTCACCTGCAGGACCGCACACCATGTATCAAGGCTTAGTCCTTAATCTGATGAAAACTTGATTTGCCAGGTGTCAATTTAAGACATAAATAGACAGATCTatctagtttttttatttataaactgACTAAACTGAACTTTTAGGAAAGTGTATGATACATATGATATAAAATAACATATATTGTGATGAAGGATCCATATTACCCACCTCTACTTTACCTTAACAGGATgtaaaataaatacctttttaatAGCAGTGTTATCTGTTGTTAGCTGACAGCCATGTCCATGCAGCAGTACCTTCATTTACTGTAAGTAAAAGAAGCATGCattcaaaattaaaatattacatatcatgtacaaaatataatttcattcttttgggggggaggggcgggcatttctgcctttattcgataggaaagctgagatatgaaagaggagaagacatgcaggaaaaccgtcaTAGGTTGGACTTGAACCCTAGACCTTCCacatcgaggaataaacctctgtgcccactctaccaactgagctaaccagccacgtaataatttcattttttattgggtaaatgacttatttcaaagtgtcaaattgtacatatattttacttttattactGATTAATGTGTTTGCAGCATTTAAATGTAGTAAGTAGATAGAGCGAATTTTTATACAACATTGCTGATTTTTTGTTTCATCTTTAGCAAAGTTACCAGTGATTAGTCAGTTTAGGAACTAAAACCCAGAAAGATATAAAATTGGTGAAGaaataaaaattacatttccctctgaaatgcagTGGAATAAAGTTAACGTTAGATATAATAGAAATATCATTACGTTACCCAAGTGAAGTACAATAACGTTACCTTAGTTTAACTTAACTGTTAGCATGATGGTTAACCAATCGAAATATCAAGTGCCCCGTGTTAATGTCATGTTTCAACGAAatcattagctagctagctaaccatAACACCAACGAAAGAACATCAACACTCGCGTTGAATTAACGTTTAGcaccatagatataaaacaagAGTTCTAGCTATGTCTATGGTTAGCACGTTAATGTAAGATCGTTAGCTAGCATTGGCTTGCTATGTAAGCTTAACAGTACTGTTGTGATTATGATACAGTAAACTTAGCGAAGTTTTCTTTACCAACAATTGTTTATCTTTAATGTAGCAGATAGTATCAAGAAGACACCGACATTATTACTAACTTCAATTAATGAATGGTTTGGAGTTCCTACCTTCAAGTACACAGAAATGTCTTGTAAGTATGACGGGATATTTTTCTCCTGATCTGGGTTCAGAGTTCAGTCCGTTTATAACGTTAACAGCGACAtctgtgattggtggagcgGACGGTTTAGAACCGTTACCATGGCAATGTTTACCGCACCGCGAAAGGCTAGCTGCTAATTCTTTGCCATGCTGCTACCACTGAAGTTGATCTTGTCTCTTTGCCTTTTTtcgtttttcaaaatgttttttgtgccgAATCAAATGGTTTATGGTCACGATCCATCTCGTATTTGGTAGGCTTGGTTTCAGGGTTTATAGCCCTTTATATAAGCATTTTCTGAAACATCAATAGAGCAATTGAATGGGGACATACAGAACCGGAGCTGTTTAAAAAGTGAGCGGAGCGTATACCATGCCCTGCAAATCCCACCTTCATCAAGGTTATGTTCattttttgttgaaaatgtttatagaaaaaagaaagaaaagttgaTCCAACTGTTATAGCAGTCCAGGACACATTGATGTATTAACCATTTCTTATTAACGTTattcatgtagctagctagctaactcctGGATTCAAAGTGGCTCACGCATGATGTTGACTATATGTGTAATAGGCTACAAATCTGTTCTCTGTACTATTTAGACTTCAGGGACAAGGTGTTTCTGTGATATTATAATGTTTGTCCCTGAAGTTGGATACATAGCAGGCTCTCACAGTTATCCTCAACTCATTCAATGCACATGCTTGTCCATCTGCAGAGAGATTGAGGAAACCTACAGAAAGGCAAGTGTTTATTTAAACAAGAATTCCTATCACAGTTGGCAGCTCCAGTCCTCTGAATGGACGGATGGAGTGTACAATTCAACAGCTCCACAAACTTAACCTGCATAATAACAATGaagtctatatactgtctatgagttTACCCATCTAAAACGGTTTCCGGAAAAGCCAAGCATCATAACTTTTTATAAAGGTAGAAGTAATTTGCCAGCATTAGTTTTAGCTGGATGAACAAAAGACTAAGCAGCCAGTGCCTCGAGTTTACAGCTAATTAGCTGAAAGACTAAACATATAGTTAACTTCTGTTTTACTAACATCTCTAAAATAGATTATCTCTAATCTCTAAATTGccaacaacatgaaaaaagtgTTCCGCTTTCAGCAGAattttgatcgtaggctcctcatctaaaAATAACAGTGTTTATTCATTATTGGtgcagtgttttttcctgtaaaattaacaaaattgcagcaaaaGCCTTTTACAGTTTAGTGTGAAGCTTTTTGTTGAGATTTATCAAAAAGATTTTTTGAAGTTCTATTTATTCTaacacaaaaatattttaaatgatttatttaaaatgattatattAAAATTTAAAACGATGTCCCTCTCCTTGGTGCAGTCACCTACTCTAAATATATACTTGAAACTAGTAGCATAGAAAACATGCCCATTGTAGCAGAGTTTCCTTTGGTGTTTGTGATCAACCTGATGAATACTAAAAAGTATCtgtgtgaactgattattttgttgagtatttattaaatatattaaacaatTGCATAAGGGAAATAAGATACATTGGTAAGGTAGTCAGAGTtgtgttaatatatttaatgtttttttttttaaatttcaaataaataattatttattaactattaggccttttttttcttaagcCCCGGCCAcccaaaatgtctgtgcacgtccctgcCTGTAAATTATTAATCTTGAATGATAAGGTAAGACAAGGAAAGGCATTTGTCTTACCTTATCATTCAATAAAGATTACACTACTATATTGCTATAAAAGAGTAGAGTGTAGACTGTAGACAGTTTCTTTCCCAGGAAATGATACTGCTGGAGAGTACAGGTAAAGCTTTCACACCATGACTCAGAGGGACCTG
It encodes the following:
- the cideb gene encoding cell death activator CIDE-B: MSMDTTSSFIKSVTKRVWSPPQRPFRVCCHNRETRKGITAGTLEELRERVCQALLLSLSAVSLSLVCEEDGTEVDSDEFLMTLPDNTKLMALEPGQTWRPQPGAVVYKSQDHNKPRTGQDIARVTFDLYRMSPKDVFGSLSVKATFQGLYSVSANFQCLGPKKVLREALRVASTLLYAAGHLLITSASMIRRIIEGAELWQPQRTEYTASWN